In the genome of Campylobacter helveticus, the window AATCTTGCGAAAAGGCAAAAGACAACGCACAAAAAAGTGTCAAAATAGATTTTTTTAACATAAAAACTCCTTAAAAATAAAAAAAATTGTAGCAAAAATTCCTAATCACGCAAGTAAAATCAAGCCTAAAAAAAGAGCAAAACTTACAAATTTAGCTCTTAAATTAAGTTTTTTAATAAAAAATAAAAAAATTATGATTAAAATAAAACTAAAAATAAGCAAAGAAGCCTCCGCCATACTAATAAACTCAAATTTTGGCACTAAATACCATCCTTGCGAATAAAAATCGACAAAAAAATCTTGCAAAGTGCTTAAATTCACATCGTTAGGGGGCATAGGTGCATCCAAAGCACAAATGCCTGTCGGTGCAAAAAAAGATGGGAAAAATCTATCTAAAGGTAAGTTAAAAGCAAAACGCGGATAGGTCGAACAAGAGGCTAGAAAAGGGTTATTTGAAAGTAGAGCAGAGTGCATTTGCATTAATTTTAAAGAGGCTTTTACTCCATAAAAAATTCCAAAAAAGGCTAAGGTAAAGCCCAAAAATTGAATAGATTTAAATGAAAGAAAAATGAAAGAAAGTATTAAAATACAAAAAGCCAAACGCACATAAACACACTGCTCGCAAGGACGCATAAAAAGATAATTTTGAAAAAAAGTATGCGATAAAAGCAAACAGAAAATACAAAGGCAAAAAAGCAAATAATAAATTTTCTTTTCATCTAAAATCAAAATGAAGCTCCTTTTTTAAAATTATAAAAAACTTAAACTAATAAAAAAAGAAAGAGTGAGAATAGGGCAATTTTGACTTATTTTATCATTAAAAAATTTTATCAATAAAATAATAATATTGATAATTTTTTAAAAAATCATATTTTCAAATTTCATCTTAGAAAATTTAAAAAGTAAAATATAAATTTTCAAAATGCAAGAGATTTTACAAAAAATATTTTGTCAAATTTTATGGATAAATTATTTTAACGCAAAAGTTAAAAAGATATATATCCTATAAAATAGAGATTAAAGGAGATATTTAGAGTGAAGCTTTGTGTGTTTTAATAAAAGTTTGAAAATTATAGTTTTCAATACAAAATTATAAAATTTAACAAATTTTACCTTTAATCATAAAATTATATGATTAAATTAAGTTTTATTTTATAATTTTTTTTAACTATTAT includes:
- a CDS encoding disulfide bond formation protein B encodes the protein MILDEKKIYYLLFCLCIFCLLLSHTFFQNYLFMRPCEQCVYVRLAFCILILSFIFLSFKSIQFLGFTLAFFGIFYGVKASLKLMQMHSALLSNNPFLASCSTYPRFAFNLPLDRFFPSFFAPTGICALDAPMPPNDVNLSTLQDFFVDFYSQGWYLVPKFEFISMAEASLLIFSFILIIIFLFFIKKLNLRAKFVSFALFLGLILLA